The following are from one region of the Aquirufa lenticrescens genome:
- a CDS encoding GDSL-type esterase/lipase family protein: MNKILLLLFLSFGVFAQNRFEKEIVAYEKQDSIALPAKGMKLFIGSSSFRLWKSFDADTKGMNAFNRGFGGSTLKDALYYFDRMVVKYQPSWVFMYEGDNDLTSGTSPEEIASQFEEFSARLAKQVPGAKLVFVSARPSLAREALKGKQQDLNQRIAAIAAKKKGHYVIDMHSPFYNADGTLMQDIFVADRLHLNEKGYVIFAKQIQNFIRAYAK; this comes from the coding sequence ATGAATAAGATCCTTCTTTTACTATTTTTGTCCTTTGGCGTATTTGCCCAAAATCGTTTCGAAAAAGAAATTGTGGCTTACGAAAAGCAAGATTCTATTGCTTTGCCGGCGAAAGGAATGAAGTTGTTTATCGGCTCTTCGAGTTTCCGTCTGTGGAAAAGTTTCGATGCGGATACGAAAGGAATGAATGCCTTTAACCGCGGTTTTGGTGGAAGTACTTTGAAGGATGCCTTGTATTATTTCGATCGCATGGTCGTGAAATACCAGCCCTCTTGGGTGTTCATGTACGAAGGAGATAATGATTTAACCTCTGGTACAAGTCCGGAAGAAATTGCCTCGCAATTCGAAGAGTTTTCCGCCCGTTTAGCGAAGCAGGTTCCCGGGGCAAAACTTGTTTTCGTATCAGCTCGCCCTAGCTTAGCTCGCGAGGCATTGAAAGGAAAGCAACAAGATTTGAATCAACGCATCGCGGCGATTGCTGCCAAGAAAAAAGGACATTATGTGATTGATATGCACTCGCCTTTCTATAATGCGGACGGGACCTTGATGCAAGATATTTTCGTGGCAGATCGTTTGCACCTGAATGAAAAGGGCTATGTTATCTTTGCGAAACAAATACAAAACTTCATTCGAGCTTATGCCAAATAG